TCTCTGCAGAAAAAAACCATGACAAAAACTCTAAACTCCAACAATAATTGATCCTAATAATTATGTGATCATACTTGGATTGGAACAAGatctttttgttattatttaaagcTAACTTCTTGTGCATACTCACAAACGAATGTCCAGCTAAAATAATATGTGCGTCCAAGAAAGTACTTCACCGATTTGAGTCAAAAAACGGagaaacaaaatacaaattagACACGCCAAAAAAGCATTAATAGATTAGTAGTTAATAAAGTCGAATATTTCCAAGGCAACAGCTGAATAGCAACTCAAAAGATTTAGTTCGAGGTGAAAGAGACAAAATTAGAAAGCATAAGACAAAACTGAATGAACTCACATAAAGCCTTGCTGCATAGGACAGGGAGGAAAATTAATCGAAAAggatatgtatattttattgtttacaGTGATGTGATAACGAGGAAGGGGTTTTGGGGTATTGAACCGTAGTTGTTGGTTGAAATGCAAGACGTTAAATAAAGGGTTCTTAGATGTTATGTCATTTTATGCTTTTAGGCCAATATGATATCCAATGGGATATGATACATGAAGAGTCACCCTTTTACCCAGAACATGAAAAGGACAAGTAGCTGTGACCTTTGCTCAGGTAAGGTGGGTCAAATGGACTCCACTTGCCAACCAGCAATTAAGACATTTCCACACTTTCTCCTATTTGGTGCCATATATTCCATTACTTTCCATTGCAAGGATTGCAAAAACATCTTAAACCCCCTCTCACATCCAATTTACACTTATCGATTCTTCTATTATCCACTCTTCACCATGGACTATGCTTAAAAGTATTAATATGGTActttatgttttcaaaaatattcttttttatttttataaccaAAATGTTAAATAAGTCAAAGACCAACTAGTcttttacataataatataaagaagttatacatttatgaaaacattagtatataagtatataattataaaatgtataaCTAGATTAATTAAcactattatatttatatacagtcttaatataagttaaaatataaataaaacagaGATAGAGATATATTTCTATTAATGGCACAAGAAActgaaatattattaaaataataaattgaaagtatttcaaggaaagaaaagagtatttgtttaaaaaataacattttaaacacatttacACTAAAATTCATTTACATTTAATGACttcaataatctaaaattagAATACTAGAAAGAGTACTTCAGTCAACAGTCGTACAATAACGTCTCGATTTATAGTGTTGCTTAATCagaattattttctataaaaataacataatttataatttataatttaattttgcgtaaaataatgaaatagaaagacttttaagaaaataaaaaaggaacaTCCTGAAAGAGCATTTGGGTGATTCATTTTCCTCAAACTGAGGATATTTATGGTGACGTAAAGTTACAAGAAAAACCCACCATTTAATGAATATGATTCGAATGGTTGGGAGTTGATTAAAGAAGTTGCAAGTTTGCCATAGGAGACCTCAAATGCAGCGCAATGGGATAGGGACAAATAGCAATAAATTAAAGAGCACTGTCTTTGAATTTTGTCACGACGCTGCACTAGGAAGCAGAAACGAGAAGGAAAAAAATAGGACAAATTATCGTGCAGTACAAACCCAATCCTTGCTATTCTGGGATTACCATAAGATTAGTGTGGGACACACTCAACACATAGCCACTTCCTCTTAAAAACCCTGCTCTATCTGCACCTCCTAATCCAACCAAATATCACATTTTCCTCCGCAATATCCAACACCAATTTGCTCCATATAAAACTGCGAATTAACACTGATAAACCTCAAAATAAATCATTACACTGTTCTAACAAACTCGGTACATAGATACATAGCAGCAGCAACGTACGAAGCAGAGGGTGATAATCTACAAAACTAGGAGGTTTTTCTTCCCCGTAAAGTGTATTAAGTTCCAATCCCAGATTTAAAATCCATAgtaatatttagaataattgaTAATGATAATAGCAAAATGCCAAAAAGTTGTTTCCTTTCATGAGAcggttttcatttttcatttctcattttcaTCTGAGAGAACCTCCTCACCCTCTCGCTAGTCCTTCAATACAGCGGGGCCCTCTGGGGGTTCCCTTTCCTCCGGTTCATCAGACCCGACGAGATTTCCGACACAGGCGAACACGCCGGTCGGCACGGTGGCCGGAAACCAGACCCGCCGGTTCTCTTCTTCCTCACAATCTCAGTGGTTGCAGTGCAAGCCAGGGTGGTCCTGCAATCCACCCCGCCATACCCTCCGGAGCCTGACGAGGTTCGGGCCGAACCGGCCGGTTCCAGAACCGAGTCAGGGGTCATCAGACCATCGTCGAGCCCAGATTCTGGTAACGGCAAGTAGTTGCACTCGAAGAGGTAACCGGAGAGAGAACCCGTTGTTCTGACGAGATAATTGATCTGTGAGAAAAACAATACAGGTatatgaatgagaaaaagacccgtgagaggaaaaaaaaattatatgcacAAAAAAGGATGGGAATGCATTATATATTAGGAGTAATAAAAGAGGACCTTGCAAGAAAGGGAGCAGAAGTGGTATGGGTCTTGCAGACTTCTGTCACAGGTGCTGCAGAAATTGCCGGAGCCTCTGAAGTTCCTTGTCTGTGGCCTTTGGTTTAAAAATACCACTTTTGCACTGTTGGTTGTGTAGGACTGTAGAGAGAGAAAGTAACCATGTGGGTGTGAGTGATAGAGCTCAAAACATTTCACAAACCCAACCATCCATTTGTGCAACTTCCACCACCCACAATCATGTAAGACAGAcatgaaaggaaaaaaacaaaacatttaacgAAACTTGATAACTTTGCTCCTTTTAATTAGCTTGCTTGAAACACCAGGTTGAGGGTGAAGTTGCACGAAGGAGATTAGACACCgccataatttttattttttttaagcgtGTTTTTTAACGAAACTTGATAATTGGCTCAATTATGCCGAATGAACTGAACCTGTGTATGAAAATCAAAGGTAAAAACATACTTGAACCGAAGTGCAGTCAATTAATTTTGCAGCGTCATCCAACCTCACAACATCATGATACACATATCTTCTAATCTGCAAAAAAGGGTGTAAACAGAAGTTAAAAGAATTGAGCATCGGATTTGTTTGCATCTTCTGTGCAACGTAGTGAAAAAACAGTACCTGCAAGAGTCTATGAGAGCGGTGAGGGGACAAACAGTGAGGGCAGAGACTGATGCAACAATCCAAGCAATAGACGTTCTTCTCGTTCTTCTTCGCCTCCTCGTGAATTATGCAAGCGTTGTAGAACTTCTCCGTAAGGAGGACTTGAAGCCAACGAGGAGCATGAGACGAGGAAGGAACGAACTGCACGGGTGACTGAAGGAAGGAACGAAGtgaattaaaagaaattcagcaaaataaacagaaaatggaagaacaaaagagaagaaaacaggAAGCAAGAAAAGAAGCAAAGTGAGAAAGCCTAAGAGGAAGAAAGGACATCCACCATGATTATTTTTTTCCCTTTGCAATTTGAATTTTGAGGAGTGTTTGCGTCAGGAGAGTGAAGCGAATTAAGTTGAAAAGAGGCATAAAAATGGTATAGCTAAAGAAGAAAGCAGTGAGGTGTGTGAAAGGTCATTAAATTTAAGCAGAAAGATGTGTATGAGTGTGTAGTGTGTATGTACCCACCATTGTTTTTGGTAGTGAAATTTGAATTTGGGTGTGTGAGTGTGTCAGGTGGAGAATggagaagaaggaaaaagaattgGGTGTGTGCGAATGGTTATGGAGAAGAGTGAGGCATGATGAGAGTAAGTAAAAACTGGATTTTGaaaaaggaagagagagaaagagagagtaaAAGGAAACGGCGCCTGGCAGCTGAAGATACAAATATTACTGTTACCAAGAAAGAATAGGCGAGAGAAGGAAAGAAAGGATGTGGTAAGGTGAGGAATGGTGGGGAGGGTAGCCACAATTAAAGACAATTCAGTCGTACACTACACTTAATTGCTCCACAAGCTTCATCAAATAACTCATCAAaatcttcaaataaaataaaaataaataaatagataatcaCCAGAAAATCTTACTCTGCATTTTCGATTTGTTTTACCGGTTTATTCATTAATTCACTGTTATTCCTTTTTCTTGTCTGACGATTATAACGAAAATGTGTTTGTGTTGTGGGAAACCACTCAGTTTTGGTTTTGGTGATTTTGGTTGCTGTATGAAAttgaaagtttttatttttaaggcttgctattatatatgttaattaactttatctgttgattaaaaatttaaatgatcaTTTCGATTATTAAATGCTTGTTAATATATTGttacttaacaaattttaatattcataaaatgaatattaattatttttattaaaaataatatattgaaaactaaaatgaaaatttttagaatagaaaaatattttataaggattagaataaaaattgatacatgttactgaaaataaaaaggtCATTTCAACTTTTGAGATAAAAAGTAAAGGAAGAAACTATAGAAACCAAAATTATAGCTAGTTAATTTTACGATGACTAGAAACATATCtaagttttaattatatacgtaattattatgatttaaaatgttttttgttCGTAGGAATTATTAAAAgtgaatttaaaataactaattttctttgaatgtaataaaaatagattttataaaagaaaaggtttatgaataaaactaaaacaaaaaatttttgAGAAATCACAAACTACAGGTCTTTATACTCaaaagatcaatttaatttttttttttataaatttcagttaCTTTTTTAACACACCGAAATTTTCAAATACATAGTTCATTTAAAAAACCGCtcaaatgtttaaattaatctttCACAAGagttgttactttttttttccttatgtttagaaatttatattgaaataaagACTTATTCCATTTGGATACAATATTTGTTGCTTTCATATTTAAGCACATGAAAGAGAGTAAATAACATTTGCTATAAGTAATTGTAGAAAAAGTGACCAAAATCACACCAAAATATGACAGCTATTTTGGATTATTTATATagaataattatcataaataagaagaatattaattacttcaaaaaaatatgaaaaaaaataacataattaacttttatgtgaataaaaatatttaatgataataaattagaaaataaacatgGACAGATGTGAATGTaaccattttaatatttttcttttaactgtCAAATTTGTATTACTTGAATTCAATCAATTATTCAATAATAgacacattaaaaaattaattaatttccatgTTAtgtctataaaatattttacagaactataaaataattaagtaagaatattataaaagttaataaattcatTATAATAAGAATCAATGTTTTATTAGTTAGCACATTATTAGAAAAGTAATATTGCAAACTTTATTTAGCTTGCTATATATTACctatttaagtttatttttattatctacaTTATTTTGTCGTGAAAATATTTCGTCAgtaatttcttataattaaaaGCAAATAACCAACATTACATTCACACAAGCAGAATTAAACTTTCCATAACGCAGGTAGAAATTGACTGAAATCCCATAAATAAAGtctcaaaatacaaaaaaatgtaatttaaaagaaaaatctcataaattctagatttataataaagataaaCCTATTCatgatgttataaaaaaatatagctatatagtaaatataaataattaaaatcaattacaCTTTTGATTACAGAGTCTACAAACGCCAATTAACTTAAAAGAATAATCATATTTTAGTTGTTCAAGATGATAGATTAAGATACTTTCTAACATCAGAAAGCAACATTGAGGTactaacatattatattaataaatagtatagatatattaaacaattaaaactattttactaCCAgtgataacaataataataatattattattatagaaaaatataatagaaaaatattgtattttatatttttattattttgaatatagctccagtaataataacaatattaatccGGACGTTATTTAAACATTGAAACTATTTGTTAtttgaaaaacagaaaataaaatgggTATAAGCACAAAATAATGAAGGATAAAGGAATCAAAATCCCAACTTTCCTTTTTGCATTGTTGTTTACTAAGAGCCCATGTCCCGAAAACCCTAAAAACCCTAACCAAATGGTTCTTTATGAATGGTTGTCTTGCTGGCGcgttttctctctctctctctctctccctctctctctctctccctctccctctctctcacCGTGCTAAGTGCTAAATGACAAGACAAGAAACAGTGACTTTTCTCAGTTATCGGTAGAAAATGGTTGAAAAAGTGCCCTGTGGGAATAGGGCTTAAAATGACCATATTCATAATGACAATTGTACCCACCACCATCTGCATCGTTTCCATACTTCCACATAATTTACTCTAATTAAACAGCTTCATGTCTATTTATTTTCCATATTTtcacataatttaatttaattaaatagaaCTACTGTTTCTAGtgtaaaaaattgaactttttcTACAAATAATCtactttttaaaaacaattttacaaaCAGACCCGGTaagaataaattttcaaattaacatGTTGAAAATTTGGAATTGAATTATTATAAggtcccatttttttttctaagataCCTTGACTactatagaaatatatatagaaatagATAGTTATATGTTTACACAGAAGAAAGTGTTTCTATTcttgttaaataaataaaaaatagatataagacTTTTATAAGTACATaaagaataacaaaatatagaaTCTAATATCAAAGTATATAACCGTTGTAACGGTCACACTACATTGACTTAACTACAACATCCTTCTTTAACTAGAAAATGTTTCTATTCTCattaaaccaaaaaagaaaTGGATACAAGACTTTTATATGTACACAAAGAATAACAACATATAGAATCTGATATCAAAGTATATAATCGTCGTAACGGTCACACCACTTTGACTTAATTACAACATCCCTCTTTAAGTGAAAATCTTAACAACACTTACATAGTGTCTAAGGAATCTGAATCTTTCTCCTTTCAAGGCTTTTGTAAAAAGATCTACAAGTTGTGTTTCTGACTTGCACTAGGCAATCTCAAGTTTGTCATGATTGACTTGTTCACGTAGGAAGTGAAACCTTGTTTCTATGTGCTTGCTTCTACCATGTGCAGTTGGATGTTTAGCCCAATCTATAGCAGATTTGTTGTCCATAAACAATTTGGGTTGTTGAGCTACTTCAACCTTCAACTCCTTTACCAGCATCACTAACCAGGCAGCTTGACATGCAACTTGAGAGCTGCAATGTATTTAGCCTCACGTGAAAGACAAAGCTACCACCGGTTCCTTCATAGAGCTCTAAGAGATTGGAGCTTGTCCATAGAAAAAGACGTATCCTGTAGTGGATTTTTTTGTCTTCCTCGTGCCTATAACCTccattctctcttctctctctttctctctctcggAAACCAACATCCACCATAGTGCCACCATTCTACTTCGACGAATGCGTCCACTACTTCGACGAGCCTTTGCAACGCCTTCTTTCCCACTTCCAGCCATCGTCGTGCCGTCATTTCTCGCAAGGGGTAAGTTGAAATGCGTTCCCTTTTTTTTCGTTTTGAAAACGCGTTCCACTTCTCTATTTCTTCCATCACCGATTGCTAGCTTCTGCACGTCATTGTTTTAGGCCAT
This region of Vigna unguiculata cultivar IT97K-499-35 chromosome 5, ASM411807v1, whole genome shotgun sequence genomic DNA includes:
- the LOC114184172 gene encoding uncharacterized protein LOC114184172 isoform X1; this encodes MSPVQFVPSSSHAPRWLQVLLTEKFYNACIIHEEAKKNEKNVYCLDCCISLCPHCLSPHRSHRLLQIRRYVYHDVVRLDDAAKLIDCTSVQSYTTNSAKVVFLNQRPQTRNFRGSGNFCSTCDRSLQDPYHFCSLSCKINYLVRTTGSLSGYLFECNYLPLPESGLDDGLMTPDSVLEPAGSARTSSGSGGYGGVDCRTTLACTATTEIVRKKRTGGSGFRPPCRPACSPVSEISSGLMNRRKGNPQRAPLY